In one window of Candidatus Poribacteria bacterium DNA:
- a CDS encoding sulfatase, producing MSRPNILFIMSDDHASHAISSYGSRINETPHLDRIADGGMILQNCFCVNSICTPSRANILTGKHSHLNGVKTLSDPLDGRIPNVAKMLQADGYQTAMVGKWHLGHGGNADPTGFDYWNVLPGQGLYHDPVMLDPDGEKTHKGYATDIITDFSLEWLQNRDKERPFFMMCHHKAPHRPWDSDEKHAHMFEDEDVPMPDNFFDDYANRSNAAKDAKMRVFGHMSERDLKIDTLGPPPDGLSEEELANWQYQRYIKEYLRCVASIDDNVGRMLDYLDEEGIADDTLIIYTSDQGFFLGDHGWYDKRFMYEESLRMPFLVRYPREIQPGSSSDAMALNIDFAETWLDYAGLPIPEDMQGTSMRSILNGETPDDWRTSMYYRYWMHLTHHYVPAHYGIRTHRYKLIYYYGEALGTTGSVDEPKAPEWELFDLEKDPNEMCSVYDDPAYADIVTELTAELYRLKAEAGDEE from the coding sequence TTGAGCAGACCCAATATCCTATTCATCATGTCCGACGACCACGCTTCACATGCTATCAGCAGTTACGGAAGTCGGATTAACGAAACACCGCACCTCGATCGTATCGCTGATGGCGGTATGATTCTCCAAAACTGTTTCTGTGTCAACTCTATATGCACACCGAGTCGTGCGAACATTTTGACCGGCAAACACAGCCACCTCAACGGCGTCAAGACGCTATCAGATCCCCTTGACGGTAGGATACCGAACGTCGCGAAGATGCTCCAAGCTGACGGCTATCAGACAGCAATGGTAGGTAAATGGCATCTCGGGCACGGCGGAAACGCAGACCCGACAGGCTTCGACTACTGGAATGTCCTACCCGGACAAGGGCTCTATCACGATCCGGTAATGCTCGACCCTGATGGCGAGAAAACCCATAAAGGCTATGCCACTGATATCATCACCGATTTCTCATTGGAATGGTTGCAGAATCGGGACAAGGAGAGACCTTTCTTTATGATGTGCCACCACAAGGCACCACACCGTCCGTGGGATTCCGATGAGAAACACGCACACATGTTCGAGGACGAAGATGTTCCGATGCCGGACAACTTTTTCGACGATTACGCCAACCGTTCAAATGCGGCAAAAGACGCGAAAATGCGGGTCTTCGGTCACATGAGTGAAAGAGATCTTAAGATTGATACACTCGGTCCGCCGCCTGACGGATTATCGGAGGAAGAGTTAGCAAACTGGCAGTATCAACGATACATTAAGGAATATTTGCGATGCGTCGCCTCAATCGACGATAACGTTGGACGGATGCTCGACTATCTCGATGAGGAAGGTATCGCAGACGACACACTCATCATTTATACCTCTGATCAGGGATTCTTCTTGGGCGACCACGGCTGGTATGACAAGCGGTTCATGTACGAAGAATCCTTACGGATGCCATTCCTCGTCCGCTACCCGCGCGAGATACAACCGGGCAGTTCATCCGATGCAATGGCACTGAATATCGACTTCGCAGAAACTTGGCTCGACTATGCGGGACTTCCGATCCCAGAGGACATGCAGGGAACAAGTATGCGGTCCATCTTAAACGGCGAAACACCAGACGATTGGCGAACGTCAATGTACTACCGCTACTGGATGCACCTCACACACCACTATGTTCCAGCGCACTACGGGATCCGAACGCATCGTTATAAACTTATCTATTACTACGGCGAGGCGCTCGGCACAACGGGTTCGGTTGATGAACCGAAAGCACCGGAATGGGAACTCTTCGATCTTGAGAAAGACCCGAACGAGATGTGCAGTGTCTACGACGATCCGGCATACGCCGACATCGTCACCGAATTGACAGCGGAGTTATATCGACTCAAAGCTGAGGCAGGAGACGAAGAGTAG